Below is a genomic region from Acidobacteriota bacterium.
TTCCCTGTCTATTCCCATCCTCACTCAGCTTCGGGTGATCGATCTCTATCGGGGTAAAGGCATCCCCGAAGGGGCGAAAAGTATAACTTTAAGCCTCTACTATCAGCATAAGGAACGCACCCTTACGGAAAAAGAGGTAGAAGAGGCGAATCAACGGATAATATCCCACCTCGAGAAAGAGCTTGGAGCAAAACTCCGCTTTAGCGATGGGTAAATTCCCTATGGACCCGCTTATAGAGCGTCTTAATTCTCTTGAAAAGAAGCTATCTCAAATGGTAGAATATATCAAAAGAGCCAAGCGGGAAAGAAACGAAGCCTTTTGTAAGGTGGAAGAATTAACGGCTCTTTTAAGAAACAAGGAACAAGCTCTTAAAGAGCTTACGCAAACAAAAGAAAGGGAGTTAAAACTGAGGGAAAACCTAAAAAGATTTGAAGAAGAAAGGGAGAAAATTAAATCGAAGATAAAGACGATACTAAGAGAGATTTCAGAACTGGAGAAAAAACAGGGAATATAAGCCAACTTGCCGATGCTATGAGAGGGGAGCGGAATACTCCAATAGAGGTTGAAATTGGGGGACAAGTTTATCGAATCCAGGGGGTAGGCAGTAAGCGATATCTTATGGAGCTCGCCTCATATGTAGACAGGAAGATCCAAGAGATCGCAGAAGCAACACAAGCGGTTGATTCGGTAAAACTGGCTGTTCTTGCTGCCTTGAATATTGCCGATGAATACTTCCGGATGAAAAAGGATTATCAACTTCTTTGTCGAAAAGCGCTTGATAAGTTGGAACGAATGGAGAACCTATTAGCTGAGGTAGGGAAAGAGTGAGTTTTACCAATCGAATAAAGAGAAAAGTATTATGCTTTCTCCCCTACGAAGCCGGCGTTGAGATGAGAAAACTGAGCCAACACCTCTGAAATGGGAGTCCGGGTCTTTTCACGGTGTGCAAGCCCTCCTCCTCTTTATGAGAGGGAAGCCTAAAGTGAAAAGCAGGACACCCACCTGGGAGACCAGGTTCAGATGATTATCTCAACGCAGCTCCGTGGGGGAGTTTATATTTAAACCTTGCAAGTGCTTCCCCAGAGGCAAAGTGGTTTTATATTCCCCTCGGAAGATTTCCACGAAAATATTATGAGCGTTGAGAAAGGGGTGAGAAGAA
It encodes:
- a CDS encoding cell division protein ZapA; this encodes MRGERNTPIEVEIGGQVYRIQGVGSKRYLMELASYVDRKIQEIAEATQAVDSVKLAVLAALNIADEYFRMKKDYQLLCRKALDKLERMENLLAEVGKE